Genomic DNA from Segatella copri:
AGAAAAGTCAGCACTGAGGGCGGTTACATCCCTAATCCCTATGGTAGGGATTTAGGGCTTGGGTATAGGGTAAGGACCCTCCCGCAGGGGAGGGACAGGTGGGGCAAATATAGCACTGTAGGGCGATTTCCCTCTTCTTGTATATCACCAATACAGCGTCCCCACTATATTACAAATAGTTACACCTATCAGTTTTTTGAAAAAAATTATATTTGCTCCCCATCGCAGTATCGCTCTGCGCTTGTCGCCACTCGAATGAGAAAAAATGCATTAATTAATATGGTGCACAACTATTAATCCTGACTAAATCTAATTTTTACATTCTTACAACACACAAAATGATTCTGCTTCCTTACAAGTTCTGCGGTAGTATGTAAGTAATCCCTACATGCTTTTAAAATCTTTTTTGAACTCCCTTCAAAAAACTATGCAAATACATTAATAGATAGGGATTTTTGTTAATCTTGATTAAACTTACCCCAAAATCAAGTTGAATATTTGCAACATATAAATATTTGTATTATCTTTGCAGTAGAAAAATAACTCTTGACGTATTGAAAGGCTACGTGTGTCGTAGCTCACTCGTGTAGATACGCAGGAGTTATTTTTTTGCTTTCGAAGTATCACGGACATAATTACATGGTTTGAAGCTCCAATGGCTGTATGGCAAAGTCCATCTTTCCTCAATTTGGCTGATGCCAGTACTTTCCCCAATATTAAATCCTGGATGCAATTCCCGTATCTTGGAATTAATATATTTATAAAGCTTTTCCTTGACAATAGTTCTTTTACCTCTGCGATTGGTAGTACCATCCTTGATTTTATGCTTATTATTGAGACGAAAGCAAATCGATCCCAAGATTAAGTCCATAAATTGCAACATAAGATGTTCTGAAGAAACAATTTCACAAATATCAGACTCACGAATATGTATATTAGCCTTTTGAAATCCCTTATCATAGTTGAGTCCATAGATAAATTTCTTAAACTCCTTCTTATCCTCACCCTTCAAAGGAATATCATCCAACATTATTTTTAAGTACTGAGGTTTGTTCTCAGGATTAGAATATTGGAAACCAAAAGCATGCTTGATAAATTGATAGTATAACAAAGGATAAGCCTTATGTCTTTGTTCTCTTGTTAAATAGGGAGCCGTATACTGGTTATTACGAAAAAAAATTCGTATTTTGATATAACCTTGAGCTAACAATTCAAAGATGAAATCAACCAGAGTCAAATACTTCTCATACCAATATTCATTTACTTTTTGCCATTTGATTTCCTCCGTTATACCAAACTCTTCAACAAAAGTTTTAGACATAGCTAACACATTCTCGTAGTTTTTAGAATCTACGAGAATGCCGCCATAGAAATTGGAGTAATACGCCCCCTCTTTATCACTTTCATCGAACCAAATATAATACATAATCTTTTTTTGCAGCAAATATACGCTTTTTCCTCGAAACCACCAAGAAAATCGAAAGAAATCTGCAACTCATCAACAAATTACCACAAAAATCTGTAAACTATAAACTGTTAACTGTAAATTGCTATTTCCCAGGCGGTCCCATCCCGCACAATATGGCGCAGGGCTTTGATGCCCCGCCAACCTTATAGCGAAGCGGTTCCGAGCACCGGAGGGCGGTTACATCCCTAATCCCTATGGTAGGGATTTAGGGCTTGGGTATAGGGTAAGGACCCTCCCGCAGGGGAGGGACAGGTGGGGCAAATATAGCACTGTAGGGCGGTTACATCCTTCCTTCTGAGGTTTCTGTCCCCTACAAGGGGAACCGAAGGGGGCGTAAAGACTATTGAGAAGGCTTGGTTAGAGGTGGAGCTCTCCTTGCAGGAGAGACGGAGAGGTAGAAAATCCAGCACTGTAGGGCGGTTTTCCTCTTCTTCCCTGAGGGGAGAAGACCGAGATGAGAGGTGGAGCCTTCTTTAATGGTAAAGAAGGACGGGATGATTTTAGAGGGAAAGCACCTCAATATTATTAGAAAAACACCTTTCTTCTAGTATTCAAAAGGACTTTAAAAGTCCTTCAATACCTGATGTTTCGTATCCTTCTCGGAAAGATTAGCGTGTTCCGTAGGAATACGCCAATCAATCCCGAGTGATTCATCCAGGAAAGAGATTCCACCATCAGCCTCTAGGTGACAGATGAACCTTATTCCACCGTCACACTCTTCGCCAGATTTCTCGGCATATCCACATCCAGTCCCTTATCCACTGCCACATAGTAAGCAAGCAGCTGCAGCGGAACCACGCTCAGCAGCGGAACCAGCGCATTCAGGGTTCTTGGAACCTCCAATACATTATCCGCTATCTCCTTCACCTGCTGGTCACCCTCAGTCACCACGGCAAGGATGCGGCCGTTTCTCGACTTCACCTCCTGCATGTTCGAGATAATCTTTTCATACAACTGATGATGCGTAGCAAGGAAAACGATTGGCATATCCTGATCTACCAGAGCGATAGGACCATGCTTCATCTCGGCAGCAGGATAGCCCTCGGCATGGATATAACTGATTTCCTTCAGCTTCAAGGCACCCTCCATCGCCACAGGATAGTTCACACCACGACCCAGATACAGGAAGTTGTGTGCATAAGTAAACATTCGGGAGATATCCTTGATCATCGGAGCCTGCTCCAATACCTTCTTCATTTTCTGCGGAATCTCAGAAAGTTCCTCTATCATCTGATAGTAGTCAGCATTGTTCAGGGTTCCCAACTCATGCCCCAAAGCCAAAGCAAGAAGCGTAAGAACCGTCACCTGCCCGGTGAATGCCTTCGTACTTGCCACACCAATCTCCGGACCCACATGGATATAGATACCCGTATCCGTTTCACGGGCGATGGAAGAACCCACGCCATTCACGATACCGAAAATCAGCGCACCCTTCTCCTTTGCCAGCTTAATCGCAGCCAAGGTATCCGCCGTTTCACCACTCTGACTGATTGCAATAACCACATCCTCCGGCTCAATCACAGGGTCGCCATAGCGGAACTCACTGGCATACGCCACCTCCACTCTCTTGCGGCACATCTTCTCAATCAGCTGCTTACCGATCAGTCCGGCATGCCAACTGGTACCACACGCCACGATGATGATATGCTTCGCCTGAACCAGTCGGTCACGATAATCACGAAGCGCAGAAAGAACGATGCGGTTGTTCTCAGGATGTTCCTTGTCAGCAAAGAGGCGACCACTCATACAATCCTTCAGACAGTTAGGCTGGTCATAAATCTCCTTCAGCATAAAGTGATCAAAACCACCCTTGCTCAGTTTGCTGATGTCCAGATCCACGGTCTTGATATCGTAATGACAGGCAGAATGCTCCAGGTTGATGATATTCAACTCCTCACCTACCCTGACGTCAGCAATCTGACCATCTTCCAGATACACAACCTTATCCGTATGCTCTACGATAGGCGTAGCATCACTGGCGATATAGAAGTTCAGGTTATCCTTACCCACGCCAACTACCAGCGGACTAGACTGGCGTGCTGCCACCAGATGGTTAGGGTTATTCTTCTCGACAACGGCAATGGCATACGCACCGATGGCATCGTTCAAAGCCTGGCAGACGGCAGAAACCAAGTCCTTGCCATTCTGCTGGTAGTAGAAATCAATCAGCTGTACCAGCACCTCAGTATCGGTAGTACTCTTGAATTCATAGCCCTTTTCAACGAGCTGCTCCTTTAGAACCTGATAGTTCTCGATGATGCCATTATGCACCAGAGCCAAGTCACCACTCATGCTCACATGAGGATGCGCATTGGTAGCAGAAGGCTCACCATGGGTAGCCCAACGGGTATGAGCGATACCTACATGACCACTACAATCCTTCTCGGCAGCCATCGCCTCCAGGTTACTCACCTTACCCTTTGTCTTATACACATTCAGCTGATCCTGACCATTAATCAAGGCCACACCAGCACTGTCATATCCACGATACTCCAGTTTCTTCAACCCCTCAATAAGAACAGGATAAGCATCATTCTGTCCTATATATCCAACTATTCCACACATAGTTTACTTTCTTACTAAATTATTTTTTTATTTGTTTCTTCCAATCCAGGAATCTCATGATGAGCAGAATCTGTTCCTCCCACTTATCACTCAATCTCATCGCCTCCTCCTTGCTGTAAGCAGGATGGCTTTTGGTAAATCCACTGAAAATTTCATCAATACATATATTCCCCTCCATTTCATAGAGGGAATTCACAAAATCAAACATCCGCGCCTCATCACTGGGATGAAACGACTCTGGATGTTCAGACAGCCAAAGATTGAATTTACTTTTACTCTCGTTATTCATATATTTTTATTAGATATGACATATTTTTCTTTCAACAGGCAGCTTTATTAAAAATGGGTGAGCAGAAGTTGCAAATATATTTATTTTTATTACTTCTATTTAATGATTATAATTTGCCTGAATTGAATTTTAAAGGGCTACTAGGCTCCATCCCCGAAAAGTAGCTTAATTAAAAAGGGGAGAGAGCCGTTCGCCCATATATCTATTATTTCTTATATTTTATCCTCCAGAAGAAGTGCCAAATGCGAAACAATGGCTCACAGAGGGCTTCTGCAGGAAAATACGTCACGAGTCTCATATCCCTATAAACCCTTTGAAGATTATGACCCAGCTTTGATCTTCCGAAGCGATTCCTTTCATCATGCTTACCGAAGTTCCCGGCTTCCAGCACTTCATTCAGCACAAACTTACCATATTTCTCATTAGGAGGAACGATAAGGCGAGAGGTAGGCATACCGAACACCTCGTGCATAATATACATGATAGCCCCAGCAAACTTCCACAATCCCAACTCCTTCAATTCCTTCTGCAAGGAAGTTAAAATTTCACAGTTAACACTTAACATTAAAACCAAATAGTAGTAATCAAGAAGCTGTCTCAACCCAATCCCCTCGTTCATCAAATGTGTAAAGATATGAGTCAATTGGAAGATGAGGTTGAATTCCACTGTCGGAATCGCAACCTCCTCTTGCTTTACCAATATTACCCGATGCGAGAACTGATCCTCCTTCACCCTATCATAATATTTCTGAAGTTTTCTGTTATGCCAGAAGCACAGCAGGAAGCTAGGCCGATAATGCACTTCCACCTCCACACCCTTATACGATGGGAACTCAATGTGGTGATAGCACGCCTTTTCATGAGGCGAGATAGAGCGGACAAAGGAGATGACCCGTTTATCTCCCCCTTCCATCCAGATATCAATATCACCAGGCGTCCGAGAATAAGGATTCGGATACATCAATGTATTTCCCTGTCCTTTCAGGATACAGGTTCTGAATCCCTTCTTCCGGAACCACTCAGAAACCTGGATGACAGCATCGTTCAACCGAACATTCGCCTTCTCCAGCATCTGACTTTCTGCCATCCATTGAAGCAGTAACTCCTTCTTCATCCCTACATGTTCCGCAGGCAGCTTCTTGATACCATCAAAGAGAATACCTACAAGACATTGCTTCTGGGCAATAGCATACAGTTCCTTCCAATCCGCCTCCTTCAAGGAATCAGGTATTTCCTTGTCAGAACCAATGCAGAATCGCAAGAAATCAAAGAAAAACTTTAGTTGTTTGTCCATAAGTTAAACATAACTATTCCTCATGGATATAAGTCCACATATCCTTACGTGTTTATATCATTCTGTCAGATATAAAATTCATTATTTTGTAATATTTCCTTCAATAGCCTAAAACTATCTTGTCAATCATCTCTAATCCTCTTGCCGATGTATATTTCAAACTTTCATTATAGGCATTGTCTCCCATTTTGCGAGCACTCTCCTCGTCTGCGTATAAAGTGGATACCGCTTTTTGCAAGGAATCCAAACTACCAATTTCGTAGGGTATTCCTGAGGTTTCTGTAAAGTAGTAGTTGATGGAAGAAACATCTGTGTAGACGATGGGCTTATGATAGCGCATGGACTGTATGCAGAGCATCTGCCCCGAGCTTCCAACATCTTCCTTCAATGGTACCACCACAATGGATGCTCCCTCCATGAGTTTGCCAAATTCCTGCGGGCTCACATCACGCTTTAACTCAACATTTGATGGCAAGCTATTTAATCCTTTGTTCAATTTGCTTGCTACAAACAAGAACCTCCGTTTGGGCATTCGTTTTGCCAATTGCAGCATCAAAGAGTAGTCTCTATTCGTATAACCGCCTGTAAAGATATACCCATCATCCAATTTCACATCCGAATGTTGT
This window encodes:
- a CDS encoding DUF3800 domain-containing protein yields the protein MYYIWFDESDKEGAYYSNFYGGILVDSKNYENVLAMSKTFVEEFGITEEIKWQKVNEYWYEKYLTLVDFIFELLAQGYIKIRIFFRNNQYTAPYLTREQRHKAYPLLYYQFIKHAFGFQYSNPENKPQYLKIMLDDIPLKGEDKKEFKKFIYGLNYDKGFQKANIHIRESDICEIVSSEHLMLQFMDLILGSICFRLNNKHKIKDGTTNRRGKRTIVKEKLYKYINSKIRELHPGFNIGESTGISQIEERWTLPYSHWSFKPCNYVRDTSKAKK
- the glmS gene encoding glutamine--fructose-6-phosphate transaminase (isomerizing), with the translated sequence MCGIVGYIGQNDAYPVLIEGLKKLEYRGYDSAGVALINGQDQLNVYKTKGKVSNLEAMAAEKDCSGHVGIAHTRWATHGEPSATNAHPHVSMSGDLALVHNGIIENYQVLKEQLVEKGYEFKSTTDTEVLVQLIDFYYQQNGKDLVSAVCQALNDAIGAYAIAVVEKNNPNHLVAARQSSPLVVGVGKDNLNFYIASDATPIVEHTDKVVYLEDGQIADVRVGEELNIINLEHSACHYDIKTVDLDISKLSKGGFDHFMLKEIYDQPNCLKDCMSGRLFADKEHPENNRIVLSALRDYRDRLVQAKHIIIVACGTSWHAGLIGKQLIEKMCRKRVEVAYASEFRYGDPVIEPEDVVIAISQSGETADTLAAIKLAKEKGALIFGIVNGVGSSIARETDTGIYIHVGPEIGVASTKAFTGQVTVLTLLALALGHELGTLNNADYYQMIEELSEIPQKMKKVLEQAPMIKDISRMFTYAHNFLYLGRGVNYPVAMEGALKLKEISYIHAEGYPAAEMKHGPIALVDQDMPIVFLATHHQLYEKIISNMQEVKSRNGRILAVVTEGDQQVKEIADNVLEVPRTLNALVPLLSVVPLQLLAYYVAVDKGLDVDMPRNLAKSVTVE
- a CDS encoding nucleotidyltransferase family protein, whose amino-acid sequence is MDKQLKFFFDFLRFCIGSDKEIPDSLKEADWKELYAIAQKQCLVGILFDGIKKLPAEHVGMKKELLLQWMAESQMLEKANVRLNDAVIQVSEWFRKKGFRTCILKGQGNTLMYPNPYSRTPGDIDIWMEGGDKRVISFVRSISPHEKACYHHIEFPSYKGVEVEVHYRPSFLLCFWHNRKLQKYYDRVKEDQFSHRVILVKQEEVAIPTVEFNLIFQLTHIFTHLMNEGIGLRQLLDYYYLVLMLSVNCEILTSLQKELKELGLWKFAGAIMYIMHEVFGMPTSRLIVPPNEKYGKFVLNEVLEAGNFGKHDERNRFGRSKLGHNLQRVYRDMRLVTYFPAEALCEPLFRIWHFFWRIKYKK
- a CDS encoding glycosyltransferase, which gives rise to MKAKGNHIGIDKTKIVQVCSYQTYGHAYADHAIEKGVAAEGFFLERKPKAKFQSKSDVVRGIVYGFIKMTLNFWKFRNVKIYSNGGGVSCMLFARLFGKMLGNKHHLYLHNFYLHSLGKNKYVQMVLRFLMNNDNLTLMAQTPGEIDFYRRLSERINILFVPYCSDVKEQHSDVKLDDGYIFTGGYTNRDYSLMLQLAKRMPKRRFLFVASKLNKGLNSLPSNVELKRDVSPQEFGKLMEGASIVVVPLKEDVGSSGQMLCIQSMRYHKPIVYTDVSSINYYFTETSGIPYEIGSLDSLQKAVSTLYADEESARKMGDNAYNESLKYTSARGLEMIDKIVLGY